A genome region from Bacillota bacterium includes the following:
- a CDS encoding sugar transferase produces MAHAQAPLPGIVPPAVGEAEMPDLRVTVPLLELPRGYRLAKRALDVTVACIALVVLAPLMLLIALAIKLDSPGPVLFRQVRIGRGGKPFWFIKFRSMVKNAEQMKRDLMTHNEVKGGPVFKMRNDPRITRVGRFLRRYSLDELPQLIHVLHGEMSLVGPRPPLPSEVANYGEWEMRRLSVTPGLTCLWQISGRSDIGFREWIELDHIYIDTMSFWTDLKILLFTVPAVLTGKGAC; encoded by the coding sequence ATGGCACATGCTCAAGCACCTTTGCCGGGCATCGTGCCTCCCGCCGTGGGAGAAGCAGAGATGCCGGATTTACGGGTGACCGTGCCGCTGCTTGAATTGCCAAGAGGCTACCGCCTCGCCAAACGCGCGCTGGACGTCACAGTGGCCTGCATCGCACTGGTTGTGCTGGCACCTTTGATGCTGCTTATTGCGCTCGCAATTAAGCTGGATTCGCCCGGACCTGTGCTCTTTCGACAGGTGCGCATTGGCAGAGGCGGTAAGCCGTTCTGGTTTATCAAGTTTCGCTCGATGGTGAAAAACGCCGAGCAGATGAAGCGAGATCTGATGACGCACAATGAGGTCAAGGGCGGCCCCGTGTTCAAAATGCGCAATGACCCGCGCATTACACGTGTCGGCAGGTTTCTTCGCCGGTACAGCCTGGATGAACTACCCCAACTCATTCATGTGCTGCACGGCGAGATGAGCCTTGTGGGGCCGCGTCCTCCCCTTCCCTCTGAAGTGGCAAACTACGGCGAATGGGAGATGCGCAGGCTCAGCGTCACGCCGGGCTTGACCTGCTTATGGCAAATCAGCGGACGCAGTGACATCGGCTTCCGCGAGTGGATAGAGCTGGATCACATCTACATCGACACGATGAGTTTCTGGACCGACTTGAAGATTTTGTTGTTCACCGTTCCTGCGGTGCTTACCGGTAAAGGAGCCTGTTGA
- a CDS encoding S8 family serine peptidase produces MRRDIALFSLVIWLLSVGASAQNTGRRPVPQPTPTHRIIWVILKEQPMAEAAERWQPALRQRLDEIDLALRALAGNPAVPPDVLAGAHIAAQMQSAEALNTYRLAVYVDSARPLMLSRVRLISRVAPLGGRVLTHIPFLNAFAVSVPAHRVRDLQKIPEVAIVWNPPVLQAQLDVSTPTLFAPAVWDEGYTAPMWAPAIMDTGVNFMHNALSARTWVIPNRTVPGIGSGIQAFHDYGRLDTDSSGNPVYGDDYMTARDLQGHGTMVAGCALANTSTRKGVAPFAGYAVILKAGYRTRTGGGSMNAADALIALDWAAREASLPPGVGIAGVNFSFGASTSVDDDILTQAFDAFIYTYQIPLSIAAGNGGGTQKTLFTPAPAYNGIAVAASDDRNTISRGDDVIASFSSKGPTIAGRKKPDVTVPGANISSTSGSGSSFATASGTSLAAPHLAGALALLHDVGIHDPLLLKAVLINSAEDRGDAGWDRNWGWGYVDLRSAMRHVINRQYATGSVKPAGMSGSVAYFCTRLPAGGKVTLVWHRHAGFSASQGYTYLRSLANLKLTLIDESTGSVIGTSASTIDNVQQVVVPIAYPRVLVKVEATSAFDQYLDEPFAVASSGVLVPVSSP; encoded by the coding sequence ATGCGTCGCGATATCGCATTATTCTCTCTGGTGATTTGGCTGCTAAGCGTGGGAGCATCCGCACAAAATACAGGCAGGCGACCCGTGCCTCAGCCAACGCCGACGCATCGCATCATCTGGGTAATACTGAAAGAACAACCGATGGCGGAAGCAGCAGAACGCTGGCAGCCCGCGTTGCGCCAGCGTCTGGATGAGATAGATTTGGCGTTGCGTGCGCTTGCGGGAAACCCTGCAGTGCCCCCCGACGTGCTTGCGGGAGCACATATCGCCGCCCAGATGCAGAGTGCGGAAGCGTTGAACACCTATCGCCTTGCGGTCTACGTGGATTCAGCACGCCCGCTGATGCTCTCCAGAGTGAGACTAATCTCGCGGGTGGCGCCTCTGGGAGGGCGGGTGTTAACGCATATTCCTTTCTTGAACGCATTCGCCGTGAGTGTTCCCGCACACCGCGTGCGCGACCTGCAGAAAATACCGGAGGTCGCTATCGTGTGGAATCCCCCGGTCCTGCAGGCCCAGCTGGACGTTTCCACGCCCACGCTGTTTGCACCGGCGGTGTGGGATGAAGGTTATACCGCGCCCATGTGGGCACCAGCCATCATGGATACGGGAGTCAATTTCATGCACAACGCGCTCTCCGCGCGCACCTGGGTTATCCCCAATCGCACTGTGCCCGGAATCGGCAGCGGCATTCAGGCTTTCCACGACTACGGAAGGCTCGATACCGATTCCAGCGGCAACCCCGTTTACGGGGACGACTACATGACTGCACGCGACCTGCAAGGTCACGGCACGATGGTCGCCGGTTGTGCTCTGGCAAACACCTCCACGAGAAAAGGTGTTGCGCCGTTTGCCGGATACGCGGTGATACTGAAGGCGGGTTATCGCACCAGAACGGGCGGAGGTTCCATGAACGCCGCCGACGCACTGATTGCGCTGGACTGGGCGGCGCGGGAAGCCTCCTTGCCACCCGGCGTGGGGATTGCGGGCGTCAACTTTAGCTTCGGCGCGTCAACCAGTGTGGACGACGATATTTTGACCCAGGCGTTCGATGCGTTTATCTACACCTATCAGATACCGCTTTCTATTGCGGCGGGCAACGGCGGAGGCACCCAGAAAACGCTCTTTACTCCCGCTCCTGCCTACAACGGTATCGCCGTGGCTGCCTCCGATGACAGGAACACCATATCCCGGGGAGATGACGTTATCGCCAGCTTCAGCAGCAAGGGACCGACCATCGCCGGACGCAAAAAGCCCGACGTAACGGTTCCGGGCGCAAACATCAGCTCCACAAGCGGCTCGGGCAGCAGCTTTGCTACGGCGAGCGGCACCAGCCTGGCGGCTCCCCATCTGGCGGGTGCACTGGCGCTTTTGCATGACGTGGGTATCCACGACCCGCTATTGCTGAAGGCGGTGTTGATTAATAGCGCGGAAGACCGCGGAGACGCCGGCTGGGACAGGAACTGGGGCTGGGGATACGTCGACCTGCGCTCTGCCATGCGACACGTTATCAACCGGCAGTACGCCACCGGCTCGGTGAAGCCTGCGGGCATGTCGGGGAGCGTCGCATACTTCTGCACGCGGTTGCCTGCAGGAGGCAAGGTGACGCTGGTATGGCACCGCCATGCCGGTTTCTCTGCCTCGCAAGGGTACACCTACCTGCGTAGCTTGGCAAACTTGAAACTGACCTTAATCGATGAAAGCACAGGCAGCGTCATCGGCACCTCTGCCTCGACGATTGACAACGTACAGCAGGTGGTTGTGCCCATCGCTTACCCGCGCGTGCTGGTCAAGGTGGAAGCCACCAGTGCCTTTGACCAGTACCTTGATGAGCCTTTTGCTGTCGCAAGCAGCGGCGTTCTGGTGCCTGTGAGCAGCCCTTAG
- a CDS encoding GtrA family protein, with protein MNGIALNKWVSGQLKRKGLRQFIKFCIVGTSSTLIDFSVANVAYYLLNVRPAALASVMGFCVAVVNGYFWNSRWTFRDRVRSAVHEEFIRFVTVNIVGATLNYTIVSLVLLLDNQDPHPKWVFNGAKLLATGIVVFWNFFANKHWTFGSRKGAVKTQ; from the coding sequence ATGAACGGTATCGCGCTCAACAAGTGGGTATCAGGTCAGCTGAAAAGGAAAGGTCTGAGGCAATTCATCAAGTTCTGCATCGTCGGGACAAGTAGCACGCTGATAGACTTCAGTGTGGCGAACGTGGCATATTATCTTTTGAATGTACGCCCTGCCGCACTGGCAAGCGTGATGGGCTTCTGTGTGGCGGTGGTCAATGGATACTTCTGGAACAGTCGATGGACGTTTCGCGACCGTGTGCGCAGCGCAGTCCATGAGGAGTTTATCCGATTTGTGACGGTGAATATCGTGGGCGCCACGCTGAACTATACGATTGTCAGCCTTGTCTTGTTGCTCGATAACCAGGACCCACATCCCAAATGGGTGTTCAATGGAGCAAAGCTGCTCGCTACGGGCATTGTGGTGTTCTGGAACTTTTTCGCCAATAAACACTGGACTTTCGGTAGTCGGAAAGGAGCGGTGAAAACACAATGA
- a CDS encoding decaprenyl-phosphate phosphoribosyltransferase: MERSHPLEWMKWSIAAMRPRQWSKNLLLFAGLLFAEKLGDTARVWLNILAFLSFCLISGAVYIYNDLRDVEEDRLHPQKRLRPIASGRLPTSVAGWWMTGAMLTGLLLAFWIRPAFGWMAVLYVVLSLVYSLGAKHVVILDVFLIAAGFVLRALAGAVAIDVNISGWLLACTTLLSLFLGFCKRRQEIVTLGEEAVNHRVTLGEYSIGLLDQFIAIVSSATIITYALYTIQSATAAQHDNLKYTIPLVMYGIFRYLYLVHRKDLGGAPEQVLLEDRGIQATIILWIVVAVWAMLY; this comes from the coding sequence TTGGAGCGTTCGCACCCTCTGGAGTGGATGAAGTGGAGCATCGCTGCGATGCGACCGCGCCAGTGGAGCAAAAACCTATTGCTGTTCGCGGGACTGCTCTTCGCCGAGAAGCTGGGAGACACCGCCAGGGTGTGGCTCAACATACTGGCGTTTCTCAGCTTCTGCCTGATCTCGGGTGCGGTTTATATCTACAACGACCTCCGGGACGTGGAGGAGGACCGCCTGCACCCGCAGAAGCGACTGCGCCCCATCGCCTCCGGCAGGCTGCCCACCTCGGTCGCAGGCTGGTGGATGACAGGGGCGATGTTGACGGGGCTGTTGCTGGCTTTCTGGATACGTCCAGCGTTCGGCTGGATGGCGGTGCTGTACGTGGTGCTTTCACTGGTGTATTCGCTTGGCGCGAAGCATGTGGTCATTCTGGACGTGTTCTTGATTGCGGCAGGATTTGTGTTGCGCGCGCTGGCAGGAGCAGTCGCCATCGATGTCAACATTTCAGGATGGCTACTGGCGTGCACCACCCTGCTGTCGCTGTTCTTGGGCTTTTGTAAGCGCAGGCAAGAGATTGTCACGCTGGGCGAGGAGGCAGTCAATCACAGGGTGACTCTGGGAGAATACAGCATCGGGTTGCTGGACCAGTTCATTGCGATAGTCAGTTCAGCAACCATTATCACCTATGCGCTCTATACCATCCAGAGCGCCACGGCAGCACAGCATGACAACCTGAAGTATACTATTCCACTGGTGATGTATGGTATCTTCAGGTACCTGTATCTGGTGCATCGAAAAGACCTGGGAGGTGCTCCCGAACAGGTACTGCTCGAGGACCGGGGCATCCAAGCCACTATCATATTGTGGATAGTGGTAGCAGTATGGGCAATGCTGTACTAG
- a CDS encoding transketolase family protein, which translates to MGGTAMARPLGEATREAYGKALAELGRENPNIVVLDGDLSKSTMTKYFAQEFPDRFFNVGIAEANMVGIAAGLAASGKIAFASSFACFVMCKGLDQLRLAVAYSGNNVKIVGTHGGISIGEDGVSQMGHEDIGLALSLPGFVVMVPADGAETRAAVRAAAEHVGPVYIRVGRPKAPIVYENGCPDFRIGKAITLREGRDVTLIANGLMVAAALDAAEQLEQQGISARVLDMHTVRPLDEEAVEKAARETRAIVVAEEHLVYTGLGSQVAMAVAKRHPVPMRFIGLTDYAESGAPEALMRKYGLTADDIAREAIDLVNVRQEAVL; encoded by the coding sequence ATGGGAGGAACTGCAATGGCAAGACCATTGGGTGAAGCCACCCGTGAAGCATACGGTAAAGCACTGGCGGAGCTGGGACGCGAGAACCCCAACATCGTGGTGCTGGACGGCGACCTGTCCAAGTCCACCATGACGAAGTACTTCGCGCAGGAGTTCCCCGACCGCTTTTTCAACGTGGGCATTGCCGAGGCGAACATGGTGGGCATCGCCGCGGGGCTGGCAGCGTCGGGCAAAATCGCCTTCGCATCCAGCTTTGCCTGCTTCGTGATGTGCAAAGGTTTAGACCAGCTGCGGTTGGCTGTCGCTTACAGCGGCAATAACGTGAAGATTGTGGGCACGCATGGCGGCATCTCTATTGGCGAGGACGGCGTGTCGCAGATGGGACACGAGGATATCGGGCTGGCGCTGTCCCTGCCCGGCTTTGTGGTGATGGTGCCCGCAGACGGTGCGGAAACGCGCGCGGCGGTGCGCGCGGCAGCAGAACACGTCGGACCGGTGTATATCCGCGTGGGACGCCCCAAAGCACCCATCGTGTACGAGAACGGCTGTCCCGATTTCCGCATTGGCAAAGCCATCACCCTGCGCGAGGGGCGTGACGTGACGCTCATTGCCAACGGACTGATGGTGGCTGCCGCGCTGGATGCGGCGGAACAGCTGGAACAGCAAGGCATCTCGGCGCGGGTGCTGGATATGCATACCGTGCGTCCGCTGGACGAAGAGGCAGTGGAAAAAGCGGCACGCGAGACCCGAGCTATCGTGGTTGCGGAGGAGCATTTAGTATACACTGGACTGGGGTCGCAGGTCGCTATGGCAGTGGCAAAGCGTCATCCCGTGCCCATGCGCTTCATCGGCTTGACCGATTACGCCGAATCCGGCGCGCCCGAGGCACTGATGCGCAAATATGGCTTGACCGCCGACGACATCGCACGGGAAGCCATCGACCTGGTAAACGTGCGTCAGGAAGCCGTTTTATAA
- a CDS encoding polysaccharide biosynthesis tyrosine autokinase, translating into MEFWRHYLILKRRWRIIALVVVLCSGAVLVWSRTSPQQYEAVAVVREQRPIGEMSTEIYPVRALVNDPVLRQQNLLQLVASNTVIGKTISDLQVIRPGVLEGDTPSEQIVAFSGKLRVEPIPNTEYLRVRLRDTDPQNALTALSVLVANATERYDELYQGSVRAERERIENELLPSAKADLEAKRKALADYKLANRISGDLTYQTQVLVQRAAQYRANYDQAMVEMQEAKARRIAAEQELKSQYARNEYEEMQRVMATNPVLQQLRIDLARAQAELQKELQTKAERHPDVVALKAQIAEIEARMRTESEQILNSQTRSRNPIRDAALQAYISARVAEDAAAKRAQAYYEPLQRAMADLADMPRKEAGLARHELAARTAEQVYNLYLQKLEEARAKERGAQAATLTLLDPPQVFVVPKQTGLKVALALLLSLLLASSIALLLGQLDTSVRTPEEAERLLKLPVFAVIPLMKPNALDKQDGFTPIGASYQILSTNLWYASRQMQGSAVVIASAEPNVGRSTTAANLAITLARDGARVLLVDGDMRQPTLHTRFGVDNSLGLADVLAGEKSIEDVAVPTMTEGLVLIPAGSSANNPVRLLRSPAMEQFIERTTRLADFVIFDSPAGAIFADSTLIAAHVKNVIIVHAAGQPSRGAEAEFHARLEQVGANLIGAVLNKVRPEDSRGVYYYRRAYRELALRQPASRALPRG; encoded by the coding sequence GTGGAGTTTTGGCGTCACTACCTGATCCTGAAACGGCGATGGCGCATCATTGCGCTGGTGGTGGTGCTGTGCTCTGGCGCAGTGCTGGTGTGGTCGCGCACCAGCCCTCAGCAGTACGAAGCCGTTGCCGTAGTGCGTGAGCAGCGACCGATTGGCGAGATGAGCACCGAGATCTACCCGGTGCGTGCTCTCGTCAACGACCCGGTGCTGCGTCAGCAGAACCTGCTTCAGCTGGTGGCAAGCAACACCGTCATTGGAAAGACCATCAGCGACCTGCAGGTCATCCGTCCGGGAGTGCTGGAAGGTGACACGCCTTCCGAGCAGATAGTGGCTTTCAGCGGCAAGCTCCGCGTGGAGCCTATCCCAAACACCGAGTACCTGCGCGTACGGCTGCGCGATACAGACCCCCAAAATGCTTTGACCGCGCTGAGCGTTCTGGTCGCCAACGCTACCGAGCGCTACGACGAACTGTATCAGGGCTCGGTGCGTGCAGAGCGCGAGCGTATCGAGAACGAACTGCTGCCCTCTGCTAAAGCGGACCTGGAAGCCAAACGCAAGGCTCTGGCAGACTACAAGCTGGCGAACCGCATTAGCGGTGACCTGACCTATCAGACCCAGGTCCTGGTGCAACGCGCAGCGCAGTATCGTGCCAATTACGACCAGGCGATGGTCGAAATGCAAGAGGCAAAGGCACGGCGTATCGCAGCGGAGCAAGAGCTCAAGAGCCAGTATGCTCGCAACGAATATGAAGAGATGCAGCGGGTGATGGCGACCAACCCGGTTCTGCAGCAGTTGCGCATTGACCTCGCGCGGGCGCAGGCAGAGCTGCAAAAGGAGCTGCAGACCAAAGCGGAACGCCATCCCGATGTCGTTGCGCTTAAAGCGCAGATTGCGGAGATCGAGGCGCGCATGCGCACGGAAAGCGAGCAGATTCTGAACTCACAGACGCGCTCTCGCAACCCGATACGGGACGCCGCACTACAGGCATATATCTCGGCACGTGTGGCAGAAGACGCTGCAGCGAAGCGCGCACAGGCATACTACGAACCTTTGCAGCGCGCGATGGCGGACCTGGCGGATATGCCTCGCAAAGAGGCAGGTCTTGCCCGTCACGAACTGGCAGCACGCACTGCGGAACAGGTGTATAACCTGTACCTGCAAAAGCTGGAAGAGGCTCGCGCTAAGGAAAGAGGCGCGCAAGCGGCAACGCTCACACTGCTCGACCCTCCGCAGGTGTTCGTTGTTCCGAAGCAGACAGGGTTGAAGGTTGCCCTTGCGCTGCTGTTGTCGCTCCTTTTGGCAAGCAGCATCGCGCTTCTGCTCGGGCAACTGGATACCTCGGTGCGCACTCCGGAGGAGGCCGAGCGTCTGCTGAAGCTGCCTGTGTTTGCAGTGATACCTCTGATGAAGCCGAACGCTCTGGACAAGCAGGATGGCTTCACCCCGATTGGCGCGTCGTACCAGATACTCTCCACTAACCTCTGGTACGCCAGCCGACAGATGCAGGGTTCTGCTGTAGTCATCGCCAGCGCGGAGCCGAATGTTGGGCGAAGCACCACCGCGGCGAACCTGGCTATCACGCTTGCCCGTGACGGAGCCAGAGTGCTGCTGGTGGATGGTGATATGCGTCAGCCCACCCTGCACACTCGTTTCGGCGTGGATAACTCACTGGGACTTGCAGACGTGCTGGCAGGCGAGAAATCCATCGAAGACGTTGCTGTGCCGACGATGACTGAAGGGCTGGTACTGATACCTGCAGGCTCGTCGGCAAACAACCCGGTGCGCCTGCTGCGCTCGCCAGCCATGGAACAGTTTATCGAGCGCACCACACGGCTGGCAGACTTCGTGATTTTCGACTCGCCCGCAGGTGCCATATTCGCTGACAGCACCCTGATAGCGGCTCACGTGAAGAACGTCATCATCGTTCACGCAGCGGGACAACCTTCTCGGGGCGCAGAAGCGGAGTTCCATGCGCGCCTCGAGCAGGTAGGAGCAAACCTGATTGGCGCGGTGCTGAACAAGGTACGTCCCGAGGACAGCCGAGGTGTCTATTACTATCGTCGCGCCTACCGGGAGCTGGCGCTGCGACAACCTGCGTCGCGCGCACTGCCTCGAGGATAG
- a CDS encoding polysaccharide export protein codes for MRTWWLVIVLLTVSALALSADDYRIQRDDVLQITVVEDPTLSRETVVAQDGTINLPVVGTITVRGMTTGELAEKIRTALIEAQYLRDPHVSISLKVINRPRVAVLGMVQRPGTYEFKEGETVMHAISMAGSFDPDRARLQDAVLRRKRADGTEETIPLDLEKLFFKGDLSQNYRLQPDDVIFIPEDVVNRVYVLGKVVRPGLYPWKSSTTVLEAINRAGGQQEKGTLSRVYIIRPNPNAPDKPQRIEVNLLKLIDKGDTSQDIALQPGDTVYVPEVKKPDWNQIYSIVATIALTRNLIRDRAFYRY; via the coding sequence ATGAGAACGTGGTGGTTGGTAATAGTCCTGCTCACCGTGAGTGCGCTGGCATTGTCGGCGGATGACTACCGGATACAGCGCGACGACGTCCTGCAAATTACGGTGGTCGAAGACCCCACCCTCAGCCGCGAAACGGTCGTGGCTCAGGATGGTACCATCAACCTGCCTGTGGTTGGTACCATCACCGTACGCGGTATGACAACAGGCGAGCTGGCAGAAAAGATTCGCACCGCGCTCATCGAAGCGCAATATTTGCGCGATCCGCACGTCAGTATCAGCCTGAAGGTCATCAACCGTCCGCGCGTTGCCGTGCTGGGAATGGTGCAGCGTCCGGGTACCTACGAGTTCAAGGAAGGGGAAACGGTCATGCACGCCATCTCGATGGCTGGTAGCTTCGACCCCGACCGCGCCCGGCTCCAGGATGCCGTGCTTCGTCGGAAACGTGCGGATGGCACGGAGGAGACCATCCCGTTGGACCTGGAGAAGCTCTTCTTCAAGGGCGACCTGAGCCAGAACTACCGCCTGCAGCCCGACGACGTGATATTTATCCCGGAAGACGTGGTAAACCGCGTCTATGTTCTGGGCAAGGTGGTTCGCCCGGGTCTCTACCCTTGGAAGAGCAGCACCACGGTACTGGAAGCCATTAACCGGGCGGGAGGTCAGCAGGAGAAGGGCACGTTGAGCCGGGTATACATCATTCGTCCCAACCCCAACGCGCCGGACAAGCCGCAGCGTATCGAGGTCAACCTGCTCAAACTCATTGACAAAGGGGATACGTCTCAGGATATCGCATTACAGCCGGGCGACACGGTGTACGTGCCCGAGGTGAAGAAGCCCGACTGGAATCAGATATACAGCATCGTCGCAACTATTGCTCTCACACGAAATCTTATTCGTGACAGGGCATTCTACCGGTACTAA
- a CDS encoding exosortase/archaeosortase family protein translates to MNEARMGKLLGIPAGRILQNPLAWVGLGALVALGVAYYSVFDYWQYHWFRSDGYYSHGILVPFLALYMVWMRREELRQAQISPSSSGLVVVVLALALRVLGHLAQSSTISSLSFLILLYGVLASLLGWRVVRLVWFPVLFLGFMMPLPSTIFDEISQPAQEWSTIIADVILKTIGYETHRVGNVIYIPGGFDLDVGVPCSGFKMLVSMATFAFFFAYYIRVELWRQVLLVILALPLALVINGLRIALIGIVGTKFGEEAGYAFHDWSGYLVLVVAFAVLFQLGRWLGWQR, encoded by the coding sequence ATGAACGAAGCGCGAATGGGAAAACTGCTGGGCATTCCCGCGGGGCGCATTCTCCAGAACCCTCTGGCCTGGGTGGGGCTCGGTGCGCTCGTTGCACTGGGGGTTGCCTACTATTCGGTGTTTGACTACTGGCAATACCACTGGTTTCGCTCAGATGGTTATTACTCACATGGTATACTGGTTCCTTTTCTTGCGTTGTATATGGTTTGGATGCGGCGAGAAGAGCTTCGCCAGGCACAGATTAGCCCCAGTTCGTCTGGTCTGGTTGTGGTCGTATTGGCGCTGGCGCTGCGTGTTCTAGGGCACCTGGCGCAATCTTCGACGATTTCCTCGCTGTCATTCCTGATTCTGTTATACGGTGTCCTGGCATCGCTGCTGGGATGGCGCGTGGTACGCCTGGTGTGGTTTCCTGTGCTGTTCCTTGGCTTCATGATGCCGTTGCCGTCCACCATTTTTGACGAGATTTCACAACCGGCTCAGGAATGGTCGACCATCATCGCGGACGTGATTCTAAAGACGATCGGCTATGAAACCCATCGTGTGGGCAACGTTATCTACATTCCGGGGGGATTTGACCTGGATGTGGGCGTCCCCTGTAGCGGTTTCAAAATGCTGGTTTCCATGGCAACCTTTGCCTTCTTCTTTGCGTATTACATCCGCGTGGAGCTGTGGCGACAGGTGCTACTGGTGATATTAGCACTGCCTCTCGCACTGGTGATTAACGGCTTGCGTATCGCGCTCATCGGCATCGTGGGCACCAAGTTCGGCGAAGAGGCAGGCTATGCCTTCCACGACTGGAGCGGCTATCTGGTGCTGGTGGTAGCGTTTGCCGTACTCTTTCAGCTGGGGAGGTGGCTCGGATGGCAACGATAG
- a CDS encoding transketolase translates to MVTSEVSLEHLQKIARKLRRHIVKMLAIAGSGHPGGSLSAIDILTGLFFGNVMRYNPQNPRWADRDRFVLSKGHAVPALYAVLAEAGFIPEEWLWQLRKIDTPMQGHPSVKDLPAVEASTGSLGQGLSIGLGMALAARLEDRDYRVYVMIGDGESEEGQIWEAAMAASHFRVGNLTAILDYNRYQLDGAIGEIMSIEPVVAKWEAFGWAVREIDGHDMRQIMDALHWAKEPREQPSIIVAHTVKGKGVSFMENNNEFHGKAPTQAELEQALAELAD, encoded by the coding sequence TTGGTTACATCGGAGGTCTCACTGGAACATCTGCAAAAGATTGCCCGCAAGCTGCGCCGTCACATCGTTAAAATGCTGGCTATCGCAGGTAGCGGGCATCCGGGCGGTTCCCTCTCTGCCATAGACATCCTCACTGGGCTCTTCTTCGGCAACGTGATGCGCTACAACCCTCAAAACCCCCGCTGGGCGGACCGCGACCGCTTCGTCCTCAGCAAGGGGCATGCAGTGCCAGCGCTGTATGCCGTGCTGGCGGAAGCGGGCTTCATCCCCGAAGAGTGGTTGTGGCAGCTACGCAAGATAGACACGCCGATGCAGGGACACCCGTCGGTGAAAGACCTGCCCGCGGTGGAGGCATCCACCGGGAGTCTGGGACAGGGGCTGAGCATCGGGCTGGGAATGGCGCTGGCAGCGCGTCTGGAGGACAGAGATTACCGCGTGTACGTGATGATTGGCGACGGCGAGTCGGAAGAGGGGCAGATTTGGGAAGCGGCGATGGCAGCGTCGCACTTCCGCGTGGGCAACTTGACCGCCATTCTGGACTACAACCGCTACCAGCTGGACGGCGCAATCGGCGAGATTATGAGCATCGAGCCTGTGGTTGCCAAGTGGGAAGCCTTCGGCTGGGCCGTGCGCGAGATCGACGGGCACGATATGCGGCAGATCATGGATGCCCTGCACTGGGCGAAAGAACCGCGAGAACAGCCATCCATCATCGTCGCGCACACGGTGAAAGGGAAAGGTGTGTCGTTCATGGAGAATAACAACGAGTTTCATGGCAAAGCGCCCACTCAGGCGGAGCTGGAGCAGGCGCTGGCGGAGCTCGCCGACTGA
- a CDS encoding HAD-IA family hydrolase, translating into MTATQPPYRCALFDIDGTLVDTVELIVRALDHTFRKHLGVQISRDELRRTIGLPLHRQVRLFDHLVDFVPDHRAMEADEIAYYESHRHLEQVIPEAVEALKEAKRAGMRVALVTSKNRLELETFLPRLNVNGWIDAVVSSSDVARPKPAPDPVLAALKRLQASPSEAIFVGDTVYDIQCAREAGVPVIAVGWGAHPVEVLRAERPDWLFEEPAQLREFFGSLRRAEQEVARVGIPTAGE; encoded by the coding sequence TTGACAGCGACACAGCCACCTTATCGTTGCGCGCTGTTCGATATAGACGGTACTCTGGTCGACACCGTGGAGTTAATCGTCCGCGCCTTAGACCATACCTTCCGCAAGCATTTGGGAGTACAGATTTCGCGAGACGAGCTGCGCCGTACCATCGGGCTTCCTTTACACCGGCAGGTTCGCCTGTTCGACCATCTGGTGGACTTTGTGCCTGACCACCGCGCGATGGAGGCAGACGAAATCGCCTATTACGAGTCGCACAGGCATCTGGAACAGGTGATTCCAGAAGCAGTCGAGGCGTTGAAAGAGGCAAAGCGGGCGGGAATGCGCGTCGCGTTGGTGACATCCAAGAACAGGCTGGAGCTGGAGACTTTTCTGCCACGGCTGAACGTGAACGGATGGATAGACGCGGTGGTAAGTTCGTCCGACGTGGCTCGTCCGAAACCCGCACCGGATCCGGTGCTGGCGGCGCTGAAGAGGCTTCAGGCATCGCCTTCAGAAGCGATTTTCGTGGGCGACACGGTGTACGACATCCAGTGTGCTCGGGAAGCGGGTGTTCCGGTGATAGCGGTCGGATGGGGAGCGCACCCTGTAGAGGTGTTGCGTGCGGAACGTCCTGACTGGCTGTTTGAGGAGCCTGCGCAGCTTCGGGAGTTTTTCGGGTCACTGCGGCGTGCAGAGCAAGAGGTGGCGCGTGTCGGCATCCCAACGGCAGGCGAATAG